The DNA segment GATCGCACTCTATCATAAGTTGGGGTTTGGAGTAATAATAGTTGGTCGTGGGAATTGAGTTTGAGAAGGAATCTCTTTGTGTGAGAATCTAGTCTGGCTGACCTTTTATTGGAGGGGTTGGATAACAAGAGGTTAACAAGAGAGGGTGAAAATACGACTGATAAATGGATTTGGAGGGATGTAGAATCTACGAACTTCTCTGTGAAGGCAACCTATAATATTCTCCTGGGGGAGGAGGCTACAGGATCTGGGGAACCTTTGTGGAGTTCTGGACATTAAAGACTTTGCCATCATCACATTTTACGGCTTGAAGGGTGTTATGTAATGCGATTGTCACTAAGGACAATCTCTTGAGACGTGGTATACCTATGGCGTGTGTTTGATGCCCCTTATATGGGGTGGAAGAAGAGACGGTAAggcttctatttttttattgtagggTTTCTTGGAGAATTTGGGGAATGTGTCTTGAGTGGTTGGGATCTTCTTTGGATCTACATTGTGATGCACAAATGCATTTTAAGATGTTTAAACCTATAGGTTTGAAACATGCTATTATTAGGTGTTGAGGGGTATTTGGGTAGGTATTGTAAGTGAAATTTGGAACCACAGGAATAAGGTTGTTTTTAGAATGGATGCGTAGATTTAGTGGAGGTTTTTACGGTGGTACAAAGGAAGACTTGGTCTTGGGTCACGGTAAAGGAAAAATTGGTTGATTTCTCTTACTCAGACTGATGTTTGGAACCTCAATGTTGTATACGGTATTTGAAAGATTGATTTTTGGTGCTCCATGGTTAATTTTTTGGTTAATGTTTTTGTCCAGGTTTGGAAGTTGtggtgtgttttgcaggtttcTTGGTTTTTTCTATCTAGTAGGTTCGGGTTGATGGTTTTGCTCAAGGGTTACGGTAAAGGAAAGTGTATTTGACTTATTATATTCAGTTTGACGTTGGACTTTATATGGTGTATGAGTTTTGATAGATTGATGTGTGGAGTTTATAACTTCTGTTCTGTCCAGACTGGGAAGTTGTAAGGTGCTTTGTGCATGTCTTTTGGTTTATGTATCCTCCACGCAAGATCGATTTGTTGATGTTGGCACTTGGTTATTTGGAGCTCTTCACCCTGTTGTCAAAGATCTTGTTTAGTAGTTAGATTTTATGTCCTATTTGAGGGTGTAGTCTCTTTGGTGGATTGATGTAATTGTATTTGTTGGGATTATGTATCTTGATTTGGTAGGTTTATGGTTAATTTGTTGTAATTTCTGGTGATCCTTAGCTGGTTGGTACTAGGAAACTTGTTTTGTATAAGGGCTGGAACACCCCTGaaatgtctcattttattttatttattctttgctgataaaaaaaaataaaaaaattgatgccTCCAATATAGTAACATTTATATTAGTAAGAAGGATAGACTTTTATCTCATCTCAATAGCTAATAATAATGAATGTACGCATACAATATAATAATGACATACAAATTACTCAAAAGGAGCAGTAGAAAATACTTTGGATAAAGTAATTATTATCTTGATTTTATTGTTGGCTTACATAGCACTTTATCATAAGTTCTGTCGCTTACAACACACCCAAAATATTTATTCACTAAACTTtgacaagaagaaaaaaaaaagaaaaacaacaaattacACAATCTCACGTTGGTAACAGAGAATTTATGGAACATAAACAACAATGGGGCTCCTTACCTGATGGGTGCCATCATCCCaagtcaaagaagaagaaaccaaGTTTGCATTAATGGTTCCTTGAATCCTAAGGGTGAAGGACAACCTCTGACCCACAAATGTGAAGGTCAAAACATTTGGCACTACTTGGATGTTTAAAGAAGATGGATATCTAGATACTATTGCCCTATATGTGGATCTAGCTGATCCAACATTAGTGACAGTTCTACCATAAGTGACAGTGTTGTTACTTGAGCGAGCGGTTGATAGAGCAAAAGATGGGAGGTTAAGGTTGAAAACAAATCCTCTATTTGCTGATGTACAAGTATTGTTATCTCCTGTAATGATTTGCAGATTTTGTGTAGTATAACCTTGTCCACACAGAAAATTAACATAATCCTTCGGACCAGCATCATAGACTAGTCCAggatttattgccttcaaaggATTGATTTGCCCCGCACCGTAAGCAAATTCAGCACCCGGATTAAGTGCAGGATTCAGAGGGGTAGCTATAAATGATAAACCAACAAATTTGGTcgtaaacatatatatatatatatatatatatatatatatatatacttggCCATTAAGATATACCACAAAATAATTGAACTTAATCTAGTTTTTCCCAACACAAATGTACATTAGGTAGTAATGCATAAGGTTTTAGGTTATCATATTTAAGAAAATGAGTTACTCATGATCtcacaacaaaaataaaagttcCATATCTATATATGTGTAAATGAAATCATATATGtgtattcaaattaaaaaccCCAACAATAACCTAAGtgaggaaagaaaagaaagaactAGTCTTTTTAAATTAACCATGAAGGGTTCTTGAATTGAGAGATAAGAAAAGGGCATAAAATGAGTTTAGCATGCATGGATGACAAGGAGACCATTACCAGTTGTCATCAATGCGGATTTAAGTACAGCAGGAGACCAACTGGGATGAAATGATTTGACGTAAACAGCTGTTGCAGTAACATGAGGGCATGTCATTGAAGTTCCAGATAGTATATTGAAATAAGATAGTCTACTATCTCCATTAATTCCAGAAATAGGAGAAATTGGAGAATATGCAGCCAGAATGTCAACTCCTGGAGCTGCTATATCAGACTACACCATCAAGAGATAACTTATATATATAAGCAAATGACCTTGAATTGGTTGGATTGATTGTATATTGTACTATGAAGTTTACCTTAAGAATGTTTGGAGTGATCTTATTTGGACATCTTGATGAGAAAGGAGCAATGTAAGGGGCTGATGAGTCTATTCCTTTGTAACTCTGGAATATGGTAGCTGTTGGATTACTACAAATCAGTAACATGacatataaattagtttattcaAGACTAATTGAGCAAATTTTTTTAGAACTTATGTATGATCTTTATGTGTTGATGAAAACTTTTGTACCTTGTTgactttaaataattaaagacGAAATTCCCATCTCTTGCACTAATGTGAATTGTTGGCAATGCATGTACATCTGCGACAAGTAAAGGCGATACACTGTTGAATATGACACCAGCAGCTCCAGAAGCAAATCCCACATATGGAGGAGGAAGATAGCCATCACAGAAAACAATTTTCCCTCTCACCAAAGCTCCATTTAAAGAATTATATTCGCACGTACTAAGCAATGCTAATGTTAGAATGGAGTTTTGAATTGTACAATAGAAAGATTAGAAACAAATTACCAAATAATAAGGCAAAATTACTTTTCCAATtcctttaattatttataaaatttaattttcttttctcaatatattacaagaaaataattaaataaaaattaattaattattatattaactaaattatatattattttaaaaattaaaaaaatatataaaataatttttattatttttaaattgatatctaattaactatcaatatATTCTAATATACTAATAATATATTAGAAGAATTAATAAaggtttataattttattatatttaaaaatcaaacttgaattttttgaaattaatgTTGGTACCTGGATGTGGAACTATTAAATCCAGGAGCTGGTACATCTCCACCAAAAACTAAAGGGTAACCATTCTGTGTTGGACTAAATGTATTCACTGAAATTCCCTGTATATGTTGAGACAAATCTTTTgttacttttttaatattttaaaaaataagtaaaagaaTTGAAAGGGATAATTACCCGGATGATCTGGCCATTGCCCAGTTTGAGATCACTGAAAAACTTTCTGTCTATAGTGGTGGCGGCCACAGAAATGAGCCAGGGTGCAACATTCGAGATTGAAGCACGAACTGGACCCAAATTGTCTGCAGTTTTAGAAGTTAATATGCCCCTCTTCATTGCATGGAAAGCTCCTATTGCAAATTCATCGTCAAAATATTGCGGGTGTTTGATGACTGTTGATCCCACTGAAATAGAAATAATATCAACACCATCCGCAATGGCTGCATCAAATCCTGCAAGAATGTCAACAGTATTACAACCCGATGTCCAACAAACTTTATACACAGCAATGCGTGCTGATGGAACTCCTCCTCTTGTTGTTCCTAAGCCAAACCCAAACAGATTTGCATTGGGAACACGGTTTCCAGCAGCAATGGATGCACAATGAGATCCGTGACCACCAGTATCAGTTGGAGATATGATGTCCTGTGGCCTGAACTGACCCCCAATGCGAAAATATCTTGCTCCAATTACTTTGCTACAAACAAATCATGAAACAAACATTAATAGATAAGTAATTTAATGGttacttttatcttttaataattattactttgaaaattttattactTAAGTTTAGGTGTATATGTTTACTATTGAGGTGGATGTTGTTCAAATTTGACATTTGacatgaaaaaatttaaaatgtgagTTTAAAAATTGAAACCAGACATGTTGTTTATGTATATAAGAAACATTACTTACTTATTGCAAGTGAAGTTATAGCATGTTCCCTTCCATTTCTGTGGTGGTGGACCAAAGCCTCCACCAGTAAAGCTATTGGCATTAGAAATCCAAATTCCACTATCGATTACTCCAACAATTGTGTTACTTTCTTCATTTGCTCTTGGGACATTTTCAGGGAAGTTAAGGAAGTTCCAGGACCTTGATGTTTGGACATTGTGGACTCTATCTGGAATAACAGACACCACACCATCCATTCCTGTCCAAAAATTCCATTTTTTCACATTAGAGTTACACATATTAATGTAGGAATATGACAAGAACCaaaaccaaaaatatatttatgaataaagCAAAAAAGTTGATGAAAATGTGGTCTGAGCTAATAGACACATATGTACAATTGGAATATTTCAAGTACTctgtttattaatatattttagttctttttttaaaaaaaaaaattacctttcATTCTCTCTGATTCTTCCTTGGTTAGCCTTGCCACAAATCCATTAAAGCTCTTGTAACGGTGCAACAAAGTATCTGATGCAAATTTGCTGGATGGATATATATGTCATATGGAATTTTAATGGTTagttaaaaaatttcatattctTGATTGATAATaggtttaaaataaaagaattattcTCTTTTTAGAACAatttattacattatttttttttcagtccTCCAAAATAGCATTTAAGTCAAACAAGATTCTTTGTATTTGAAAATGTTAGACAAACAATGTTAAGTGAGTTGAGTAGAAACGATTAAGGCTTATATATGAACCTGCCGAGGACAATTTGAACCATACTGGTGTGAAATGATTCTGTGATTTCCATGCCTTTGGATATTCTTCCATGTAGACTATGTAAGTCTGTAGTATGaataagataaattaaaaaaataaaaaagaaatttaaaataatagtcCCACTTAGTGAATTTCACATGGATGCTTAAACATTGAAAATATTATGATgcataaaatcatttttaagttaatttgttATTTTGAATATAATCCAAACCCTTCTTAACTTGAAAAGTAatctaatattttctttaaaaaaatatgtattattagatttattttaaaaaatcataaaaggaTAAAAACCTAAGAGTAATTTATGGAAAGATATAACTTCTCACATATAGAAGAAAGGTGAAAATGGTGAAAATTAGTTgaggaaaaaaataaagtacaaaGTGAAGTATTATAGAAAAGAGATACCTCAAATATATGTTTGCAAAAGTATATTTCTGTAAGTACAAATAGTTTCAATTGCTAGGTCAAACAATAgtgaatatatattatttacctTTCGATCATCTTTAGAAAATGAGGGAGTCAAGAGCAGAATACATGtaagaatttgaaaaagatgcGACAATTCTAAAGACTTCATCTTTCGGTGACAGTAATCTTGATTAAATGATGAATGCGTTTTCAAACTCTTTCAACCTGTgaataaattatgttaagtaTGTATTTGAAACTTATGTTAAGTATATATTTGAAACACATACCACAATGCTCATATACTAAAATTTGATATTGGAAATGGTAAATAGAAGtatatatacataataaatataGAATGAAAACAGTAACAAAGTAGATTAGCAAGAAGAACATCATTTTAATCTGCACAACAAAGTGGATAGGGTAGCTTTACAATGTACTTAAAAGGttgattttgtgattttttatttatttgtagattactgttattttatcaattttgtTCTCTGTATGAGGGTTAGACCATTCCTTAAGTGGaccaatttaatttaattgctaattgtcgataaaaaaatattattttatcaatgGTGGTTGAAGTTGAATTGGATAGATTGATGAATGTGTGCAAtctattattttctttgaaaatttgtttttaaagcATTTTAGtcataaaattttaaactacTCTAAATTTTGTCCAGAATTTCATGTATGTTAAATTTCAAATGACATTAACATTTCACcatgattttaaattattactaAATGGGGTCTTCAATGCACCATTTACAGTAaactatcactacaagaaaataatgaaatagaaaccaattttagatatcaaaataattagttgcaatagtaactaaattatagaccattttagaaactaaaaaaaaattggtttctaaattagtttatattattgttaaatagtttcttaattggtatctaattagtaaccaatgtttttgctaccaaatttagaaactaaataattggtagttaaatttTTATCTGTCACAtattaagtttttgttttttttttttatttcttgtttttgtAATTATCTTCAACTTACTCCCCAACACCAAAGTCACACAACCATTTACCTTTTGAAATTCATCTATTTCCAAATCATTGCATTGTGAAAGTTATATAGTGAAAGTTATAGGATGAATTCaagttaattattattttcaaagaaAAGTGTGCATTGGCAATGTTAAGGTGATAGCTACACAAAAGAGTCTTTTGTTGTTTTAATGTGACTGAGAGAAGAAGTTGTGTAGGAAGCCAAAATAAG comes from the Phaseolus vulgaris cultivar G19833 chromosome 8, P. vulgaris v2.0, whole genome shotgun sequence genome and includes:
- the LOC137824015 gene encoding cucumisin-like isoform X2, coding for MEITESFHTSMVQIVLGSKFASDTLLHRYKSFNGFVARLTKEESERMKGMDGVVSVIPDRVHNVQTSRSWNFLNFPENVPRANEESNTIVGVIDSGIWISNANSFTGGGFGPPPQKWKGTCYNFTCNNKVIGARYFRIGGQFRPQDIISPTDTGGHGSHCASIAAGNRVPNANLFGFGLGTTRGGVPSARIAVYKVCWTSGCNTVDILAGFDAAIADGVDIISISVGSTVIKHPQYFDDEFAIGAFHAMKRGILTSKTADNLGPVRASISNVAPWLISVAATTIDRKFFSDLKLGNGQIIRGISVNTFSPTQNGYPLVFGGDVPAPGFNSSTSSTCEYNSLNGALVRGKIVFCDGYLPPPYVGFASGAAGVIFNSVSPLLVADVHALPTIHISARDGNFVFNYLKSTSNPTATIFQSYKGIDSSAPYIAPFSSRCPNKITPNILKSDIAAPGVDILAAYSPISPISGINGDSRLSYFNILSGTSMTCPHVTATAVYVKSFHPSWSPAVLKSALMTTATPLNPALNPGAEFAYGAGQINPLKAINPGLVYDAGPKDYVNFLCGQGYTTQNLQIITGDNNTCTSANRGFVFNLNLPSFALSTARSSNNTVTYGRTVTNVGSARSTYRAIVSRYPSSLNIQVVPNVLTFTFVGQRLSFTLRIQGTINANLVSSSLTWDDGTHQVRSPIVVYVP
- the LOC137824015 gene encoding cucumisin-like isoform X1; amino-acid sequence: MKSLGLSHLLQILTCILLLTPSFSKDDRKTYIVYMEEYPKGMEITESFHTSMVQSVLGSKFASDTLLHRYKSFNGFVARLTKEESERMKGMDGVVSVIPDRVHNVQTSRSWNFLNFPENVPRANEESNTIVGVIDSGIWISNANSFTGGGFGPPPQKWKGTCYNFTCNNKVIGARYFRIGGQFRPQDIISPTDTGGHGSHCASIAAGNRVPNANLFGFGLGTTRGGVPSARIAVYKVCWTSGCNTVDILAGFDAAIADGVDIISISVGSTVIKHPQYFDDEFAIGAFHAMKRGILTSKTADNLGPVRASISNVAPWLISVAATTIDRKFFSDLKLGNGQIIRGISVNTFSPTQNGYPLVFGGDVPAPGFNSSTSSTCEYNSLNGALVRGKIVFCDGYLPPPYVGFASGAAGVIFNSVSPLLVADVHALPTIHISARDGNFVFNYLKSTSNPTATIFQSYKGIDSSAPYIAPFSSRCPNKITPNILKSDIAAPGVDILAAYSPISPISGINGDSRLSYFNILSGTSMTCPHVTATAVYVKSFHPSWSPAVLKSALMTTATPLNPALNPGAEFAYGAGQINPLKAINPGLVYDAGPKDYVNFLCGQGYTTQNLQIITGDNNTCTSANRGFVFNLNLPSFALSTARSSNNTVTYGRTVTNVGSARSTYRAIVSRYPSSLNIQVVPNVLTFTFVGQRLSFTLRIQGTINANLVSSSLTWDDGTHQVRSPIVVYVP
- the LOC137824015 gene encoding cucumisin-like isoform X3 — translated: MPIALLVEALVHHHRNGREHAITSLAIIIGARYFRIGGQFRPQDIISPTDTGGHGSHCASIAAGNRVPNANLFGFGLGTTRGGVPSARIAVYKVCWTSGCNTVDILAGFDAAIADGVDIISISVGSTVIKHPQYFDDEFAIGAFHAMKRGILTSKTADNLGPVRASISNVAPWLISVAATTIDRKFFSDLKLGNGQIIRGISVNTFSPTQNGYPLVFGGDVPAPGFNSSTSSTCEYNSLNGALVRGKIVFCDGYLPPPYVGFASGAAGVIFNSVSPLLVADVHALPTIHISARDGNFVFNYLKSTSNPTATIFQSYKGIDSSAPYIAPFSSRCPNKITPNILKSDIAAPGVDILAAYSPISPISGINGDSRLSYFNILSGTSMTCPHVTATAVYVKSFHPSWSPAVLKSALMTTATPLNPALNPGAEFAYGAGQINPLKAINPGLVYDAGPKDYVNFLCGQGYTTQNLQIITGDNNTCTSANRGFVFNLNLPSFALSTARSSNNTVTYGRTVTNVGSARSTYRAIVSRYPSSLNIQVVPNVLTFTFVGQRLSFTLRIQGTINANLVSSSLTWDDGTHQVRSPIVVYVP